The Catharus ustulatus isolate bCatUst1 chromosome 25, bCatUst1.pri.v2, whole genome shotgun sequence genome contains the following window.
GAGATGGAGCCGGCGGCGCCTCCGCCTTccccccctgctcctcctgcgGCCGCGCCGGGCTCGGCCGGGCTCGTGTGTGCGCAGGGCCGCAACCTGCGGGCCGTGCTGTGCCAGCGCTGCGGCTCCCGGGTGCTGCTGCCCGGCGCCGCCACCTTCGCCCGCCGTGAGGTACCGGGGGGTTCGGGGGTGGGGCGGGCGGTGCCGGCCGGGCGGTGACGGCCCCGTGTCTccgcagctcctcctgcccgcCATGAGGAAgaaggcggcggcggcggcggcgggaggcggcggggaCGTGCTGCGGGAGCACTGGCTGGTGCGCGACATGTTCTCCTTCGAGAACGTGGGATTCACCCGCGACGTGGGCAACGTCAAGTTCCTGGTGTGCGCCGACTGCGAGGCGGGGCCCATcggctggcactgcctggacGACAAGGACAGCTTCTACGTGGCGCTGGAGCGCGTGGCCCACGAGTGACGCCGGCCCCGGGCccgggctgggagctgggcccgggctgggagctgggcccgggctgggagctgggcccgGGAGCCCCGCGGCCCTGCGGACTGAGCGCTGCCGGTCACCCCAGAGCCGGACTGAGCGCGGCCTGCCCGCCCCGTGGCCTGCGTGGCCACAGCTTGCCTGTTccccggggtgactgagccgcagccccgctggtCACCCCATTTCCCACATACACAGGCTGAGCAGCGTCAGGaatcacagccctggcacagccaacTCCTCACCTGCACCCCCATAGGAAGGCTTTTGGTGTTGGGAGGGTTCCTGtaccctgcagggacagctcaccctttttttttttttgccacataGCCTGATCTGCCCCAGTGTGGCTGCTCTACCACTTCTCTGGTAGCTGCTCCAGGGGCCGAGGTGTCTGGCATGCTGGTGGCCCTGTGGCACCATGTAAATTgggaggacaggacaggactGCTGCACTGAGTCGTGGCAGCTGAAACTGTCTGacctgcagccagagcactTCCAAGGTTTAAGGCTGAATCTTCTGTTGATTTTCAGAAGGAATGTTTGCTGCCCCGAGCTCTAACATTTATGTTCTCCAAAACCTCATCCCATGTGACAGCTATACCCGGTGAGAGTTGTGGCACCTGAAGTGAGTGTAAGGCATTCCAACTAATCTGTGCAGTTTTATTAACTGGGTACTTGGGAACAAAACACTGGTAGAATGTGCAGGCAGCATAGGTTGATAGAgcagcaaacaaagaaaatgtgcCAGACCATGGAGCTTCCAGGCAGCAAGAGTGAAGAGATTCCAGCCTGAAAAGGATCTGAATCATTGGACAGGCAGTGCTGAGGCATGTCAGAATATATGCGTGTATGTTAAACAGTGATGTcaggcaggaatttctcttCTGTAAAAGCTGGCAGTAAGAGTAATCTGGGATATTGTGACCAGTTttggtttctgctttttaaaagctggGCACAAAGCTAATTAAAA
Protein-coding sequences here:
- the RABIF gene encoding guanine nucleotide exchange factor MSS4, yielding MTSPYDPPDVMPQATPMAMAAPCTEMEPAAPPPSPPAPPAAAPGSAGLVCAQGRNLRAVLCQRCGSRVLLPGAATFARRELLLPAMRKKAAAAAAGGGGDVLREHWLVRDMFSFENVGFTRDVGNVKFLVCADCEAGPIGWHCLDDKDSFYVALERVAHE